The Nostoc sp. 'Lobaria pulmonaria (5183) cyanobiont' genome window below encodes:
- a CDS encoding alkaline phosphatase D family protein: MVNYRNFEQFLHSRIKRRNLIIGAGALSGLAIANQFSPQRVIATSRFSNYPFSLGVASGDPYPTSVVIWTRLAPEPLNGGGMPPANVPIRWEVATDPDMRRIVSRGTVLATPQLAHSVRVVVEGLQSDTWYWYRFLVGQDASPIGRTRTAPLAGGYLNKLNFALVSCQHYEQGYYTAYKYIAQDDLSLVVHVGDYIYEGGISNNRPRKHNSAEILTLEDYRNRHALYKTDTNLQAAHAAFPWIVTWDDHEVENNYANDISEVDTEPDQNRAIFLQRRAAAYQAYYEHMPLRPFSRPVGPDMQLFRRLSFGNLATFHVLDTRQYRTDQPCGDGTKERPCGEDPNATITGKRQENWLYDGLNSSQAKWNVLAQQVVVAQIDTKPGEGGTYSMDKWDGYVASRDRLMRFLEQRKPSNPVVLSGDIHSNWAMNLKADFNNPKSATVGSEFVCTSITSGGDGADTSPNVEAYLPDNPHIKFFNGQRGYVRCALTPTTCKTDYLVLSNVTTPNGTLSKRASFVVEDGRPEIQQA; this comes from the coding sequence ATGGTAAATTACCGGAATTTTGAGCAGTTCCTGCACAGTCGAATCAAACGACGTAACTTAATTATCGGAGCAGGAGCATTGTCTGGTTTAGCGATCGCTAACCAATTTTCTCCTCAAAGAGTAATCGCCACAAGCAGATTTTCCAATTATCCTTTCTCTTTGGGTGTAGCATCGGGCGATCCCTATCCTACCAGCGTAGTGATTTGGACTCGTCTCGCTCCTGAACCCTTAAATGGAGGTGGAATGCCACCTGCTAATGTGCCAATTCGCTGGGAAGTAGCAACCGATCCTGATATGAGACGTATTGTCTCCAGAGGTACGGTACTTGCAACTCCACAACTAGCTCACTCTGTTCGAGTTGTGGTAGAAGGCCTGCAATCTGATACTTGGTACTGGTATCGGTTTCTTGTCGGCCAAGACGCTAGTCCTATTGGTCGCACTCGTACAGCTCCTCTAGCAGGTGGCTACTTAAATAAATTAAACTTTGCCCTTGTCTCCTGTCAGCACTATGAGCAGGGATACTATACTGCTTACAAATATATTGCCCAGGATGATCTCAGCTTGGTAGTGCATGTTGGAGACTACATCTATGAAGGAGGAATATCAAACAATCGCCCCAGAAAGCACAACAGTGCCGAAATTCTCACCTTGGAAGATTACCGCAACCGTCACGCCCTCTATAAAACCGATACCAATCTGCAAGCAGCTCATGCAGCCTTTCCTTGGATTGTCACCTGGGATGACCACGAGGTAGAAAACAACTACGCCAACGACATCTCGGAAGTCGATACTGAACCAGATCAAAATCGGGCAATCTTCCTGCAACGACGGGCTGCTGCCTATCAGGCTTACTACGAACACATGCCACTGCGCCCCTTCTCGCGTCCCGTTGGCCCCGATATGCAACTTTTCCGTCGGCTCTCCTTTGGTAACTTAGCTACCTTCCATGTCCTAGATACCCGTCAGTATCGTACCGATCAGCCCTGTGGTGATGGCACTAAAGAACGTCCTTGTGGAGAAGATCCGAATGCAACGATTACTGGTAAGCGTCAGGAAAATTGGCTATATGATGGTTTAAATAGTTCACAGGCTAAGTGGAACGTTTTAGCCCAGCAAGTTGTAGTTGCTCAGATAGATACAAAACCAGGGGAGGGCGGAACCTACAGTATGGATAAGTGGGATGGTTATGTGGCTTCCCGCGATCGCCTCATGCGTTTTTTAGAACAGCGCAAACCATCTAATCCAGTAGTCTTATCAGGCGATATCCATTCCAACTGGGCAATGAATTTAAAGGCTGACTTTAATAACCCAAAATCTGCTACAGTCGGAAGTGAATTTGTCTGCACCTCAATAACCTCCGGTGGAGATGGGGCAGATACCAGCCCAAATGTTGAAGCTTACTTACCCGATAATCCACACATTAAATTCTTCAACGGTCAACGGGGGTATGTTCGTTGTGCGCTGACTCCCACAACCTGCAAGACAGACTATCTAGTTTTATCAAACGTCACAACCCCGAATGGCACGCTTAGTAAGCGGGCTTCATTTGTAGTTGAAGATGGTCGTCCAGAAATACAACAAGCCTAA
- a CDS encoding tetratricopeptide repeat protein, whose protein sequence is MVFRHCFVASGLIAFLAFGCSDGANSSAENTTQVVQESNVTQLFIEAKATQKAEDLFHQGNNLLDRQNYEDAIKAYDKAIAIKVENPEAWINRGIALTSLQRYKDALTSYNRAIAIQPDKYEAWYNRGIALTSLQLYKDAIASYDKAIAIKPDKYEALINRGIALTKLHRYQDAIASYDRAIAIKQDLHQVYYNKACSYALQSNLELTIENLDKAIKLVPDKYKKLAKTDPDFSKVRSEKQFQKLLQ, encoded by the coding sequence ATGGTTTTTCGGCACTGCTTCGTTGCATCTGGCTTGATAGCTTTCTTGGCATTTGGCTGTAGTGATGGGGCAAACTCATCAGCAGAAAATACTACACAGGTTGTCCAAGAAAGCAATGTAACCCAACTTTTCATAGAAGCGAAGGCTACGCAAAAAGCAGAAGATTTGTTTCATCAAGGTAATAATTTATTAGATAGACAAAATTATGAAGACGCCATAAAAGCTTATGATAAAGCGATCGCCATCAAAGTTGAGAATCCTGAAGCTTGGATTAACCGTGGCATAGCCTTAACGTCGTTGCAACGCTATAAAGACGCTCTTACATCATATAATAGAGCGATCGCGATCCAACCCGACAAATATGAAGCTTGGTATAATCGTGGCATAGCTCTAACATCGTTGCAACTCTACAAAGATGCGATCGCATCTTACGACAAAGCGATCGCTATCAAACCCGACAAATATGAAGCCTTAATTAACCGAGGCATTGCTCTGACAAAGCTGCACCGCTACCAAGATGCTATTGCATCTTATGATAGAGCGATCGCCATCAAGCAAGATTTGCACCAAGTATATTACAACAAAGCTTGCTCTTATGCTTTACAAAGCAATCTGGAATTAACAATTGAGAACCTAGACAAAGCAATCAAGCTTGTTCCTGATAAATACAAGAAATTAGCAAAAACTGACCCAGACTTTAGCAAAGTGCGTAGTGAAAAGCAGTTTCAGAAATTACTGCAATAG
- the crtO gene encoding beta-carotene ketolase CrtO gives MQEYDVVLIGAGHNGLVCAAYLLKAGYSVLLLEKRSVIGGAATTEECLLQEAPGFKFNLCAIDHEFIHLGPVVEELELEKYGLHYLECDPVVFCPHPDGKYFLAHKSVEKTCAEIARYSERDAKKYAEFVDFWQRALGAMIPMFNAPPKSVIDILGNYDITKLKDLFSVIGSPNKTLDFIRTMLNSAEDLLNEWFDEEFLKAPLARLAAELGAPPSQKTLAIGAIMMAMRHNPGMARPRGGTGALVQALVNLVTSKGGVILADQQVEKVLIDDGKAVGVRVAGGKEYRAKHGVISNIDAKRLFLQMTDKSEVDGADPDLWERLERRIVNNNETILKIDLALDEPLHFPHHAHKDEYLVGSILIADSVTHVEQAHSKCTLGEIPDADPSMYLVMPSYLDPTLAPPGKHTAWIEFFAPYQIAGAEGTGLKGTGWTDELKNQVADKVIDKLADYAPNVKNATIARRVESPAELGERLGAYKGNYYHVDMTLDQMIFFRPLPEIANYKTPIDNLFLTGAGTHPGGSISGMPGRNCARAFMQAKHPISQTLKDARDSIKSTVESVFGIS, from the coding sequence ATGCAAGAGTATGATGTTGTGCTGATCGGTGCTGGACATAATGGGCTAGTTTGCGCAGCGTATTTGTTAAAAGCTGGTTATAGCGTCCTGTTACTAGAAAAACGTTCTGTTATCGGTGGTGCAGCAACAACTGAAGAATGTTTACTCCAAGAAGCTCCTGGATTTAAATTTAACTTGTGTGCTATTGACCATGAATTCATTCACTTGGGGCCAGTTGTTGAAGAATTAGAACTAGAAAAATACGGCTTGCATTATCTGGAGTGCGATCCGGTTGTTTTCTGTCCTCATCCTGATGGCAAGTATTTCTTAGCACATAAGTCAGTGGAAAAGACTTGTGCAGAAATTGCTCGTTACAGTGAACGTGATGCCAAAAAATATGCCGAATTTGTAGACTTTTGGCAGCGAGCGCTAGGTGCAATGATTCCCATGTTTAATGCACCGCCAAAGTCAGTTATAGATATCCTTGGTAACTACGACATCACCAAACTGAAAGATTTATTTTCTGTCATTGGTTCCCCGAACAAAACGCTGGACTTTATTCGCACAATGTTGAACAGCGCGGAGGATTTACTTAACGAGTGGTTTGATGAGGAATTTCTGAAAGCGCCACTAGCCAGACTAGCAGCAGAACTTGGGGCGCCACCATCGCAAAAAACCCTTGCTATTGGTGCAATTATGATGGCAATGCGTCACAATCCTGGAATGGCCAGACCTCGCGGCGGAACTGGCGCACTTGTGCAAGCTTTGGTGAATTTAGTCACAAGTAAAGGTGGGGTTATTCTCGCAGATCAGCAGGTTGAAAAAGTTTTAATTGATGATGGAAAAGCTGTAGGTGTGCGGGTTGCTGGTGGTAAAGAATATCGCGCGAAACACGGGGTTATTTCTAATATTGATGCCAAGCGGTTATTTTTGCAAATGACTGATAAAAGCGAAGTTGATGGAGCCGATCCAGATTTATGGGAAAGATTAGAACGCCGCATCGTTAACAATAACGAAACCATTCTCAAGATAGATTTGGCTTTAGACGAACCACTGCACTTTCCACACCACGCCCACAAAGACGAATATCTTGTTGGTTCCATCTTAATTGCAGATTCCGTAACACATGTAGAACAGGCTCATAGCAAATGTACTTTGGGAGAGATTCCTGATGCTGACCCATCAATGTATTTGGTGATGCCTAGCTATTTAGACCCCACATTAGCACCACCAGGTAAGCACACTGCATGGATTGAGTTTTTTGCCCCTTATCAAATTGCGGGTGCAGAAGGTACTGGTTTAAAAGGTACTGGTTGGACAGATGAATTGAAAAACCAAGTTGCAGATAAGGTGATTGATAAATTGGCAGACTATGCACCAAATGTCAAGAATGCAACTATCGCCCGTCGTGTAGAAAGTCCCGCCGAACTAGGAGAAAGATTAGGTGCGTACAAAGGGAATTATTACCATGTTGACATGACCCTAGATCAGATGATATTTTTCCGTCCCTTGCCAGAAATAGCGAACTACAAAACACCAATTGATAATCTATTTTTGACTGGTGCAGGAACTCATCCAGGTGGTTCAATTTCAGGAATGCCGGGACGCAATTGTGCGCGTGCATTCATGCAGGCAAAGCATCCCATTAGCCAAACTTTGAAGGATGCAAGAGATTCGATTAAGTCAACTGTCGAATCAGTGTTTGGCATTAGTTAA
- a CDS encoding trypsin-like serine protease, translated as MSVFSPDGRTKVSNTTTFPFSAIGKMRIHWKGPDGVIDTADDIIVNGSGAMIDPYHFLTAGHCVYDTRYGGWADKIEVMLGSKGNIIAGTNQADYEYYSEAKSAYTRSFEGWTQGDQTKSETFQYDIGLVTLDRNIGNFTGWFNYGYDDNLSSGTLMNVTGYPSDKFDSNSDGKWDNYDMWTQSGKITSTTDSILRSNELDILPGNSGGPLWLDKSNTNKPTIYGVASNETTTNNTPLYNEFARITSTRYNEIQNWIDEDTTARKPIDKADLVDSDAWFNTTLGSFSNNTIKYGENFSITVYPRNNGTAATGNLSVSFYASTDANVTDSIGSHYLIGNTTISSINPFNSGTATWNSAFPNIPIGNYYVISFLDPTNSIQEFDESLTSNQKVFRTLLTVTNSTPISTPLTVSSTVSSPLSANEENLTLTGTDNINGTGNTSNNKLNGGNNNDILIGGSGNDTFVGGLGNDTLTGETGSDIFTINTPSEGIDNITDFSPLDDTIYVSKIGFGGGLSEGILEATQFFSGSVAQDSSDRFIYNKKTGGFFFDADGTGSSGQIQVAQLAIGLAMTNTDIFVIA; from the coding sequence ATGTCTGTTTTCTCCCCTGATGGTCGGACAAAAGTTAGTAACACGACAACTTTTCCGTTTAGTGCTATAGGAAAGATGAGAATACATTGGAAAGGCCCAGATGGGGTTATTGATACTGCTGATGATATTATCGTCAACGGTTCTGGTGCCATGATTGATCCCTACCACTTTTTAACAGCAGGACACTGTGTGTATGACACGAGATATGGGGGTTGGGCAGATAAAATTGAGGTGATGCTTGGTTCCAAAGGAAATATCATTGCTGGTACAAACCAGGCTGACTATGAATACTATAGTGAAGCCAAATCTGCTTATACACGTTCTTTTGAAGGATGGACTCAAGGAGATCAAACTAAAAGCGAAACTTTTCAATACGATATAGGATTGGTTACTCTTGACCGCAATATTGGAAACTTCACTGGCTGGTTTAACTATGGATATGACGATAATCTCAGCAGTGGAACTTTAATGAATGTCACTGGATACCCTTCTGATAAGTTTGATTCCAACAGCGATGGAAAATGGGACAACTATGATATGTGGACTCAGAGTGGAAAAATCACAAGTACAACTGACTCAATCTTGCGTAGTAATGAGCTAGATATTCTACCTGGAAATAGTGGAGGCCCTCTCTGGCTTGATAAGTCCAACACAAATAAACCGACTATTTATGGAGTAGCTTCAAATGAGACAACCACCAACAACACTCCGCTTTACAACGAGTTTGCCCGAATTACAAGCACTCGATATAACGAGATTCAAAACTGGATTGACGAAGACACTACTGCCCGCAAACCCATTGACAAGGCTGATTTAGTAGATTCTGACGCGTGGTTTAACACCACTCTTGGAAGTTTTAGTAATAACACTATCAAATATGGGGAAAATTTCAGCATCACAGTCTATCCTCGTAACAATGGTACAGCCGCAACAGGCAATTTATCGGTTTCTTTTTACGCTTCTACTGATGCCAATGTCACTGATAGTATTGGTTCTCATTACTTAATTGGTAATACAACTATTTCTTCGATTAATCCATTCAATTCAGGAACAGCGACTTGGAATAGTGCGTTTCCTAATATCCCAATTGGAAATTACTACGTTATTTCATTTCTAGATCCAACTAATTCAATCCAAGAGTTTGATGAGAGTCTAACCAGCAACCAAAAGGTATTTAGAACTTTACTCACTGTTACCAATAGTACGCCCATTTCGACACCTCTGACCGTTTCATCAACCGTTAGCTCTCCTTTATCAGCCAATGAAGAAAATCTTACTTTAACAGGTACAGATAATATTAATGGGACTGGTAATACTAGTAATAACAAGTTAAATGGTGGAAATAACAATGACATCCTTATAGGAGGAAGTGGTAACGATACTTTTGTTGGAGGTTTAGGTAACGATACCCTAACCGGAGAAACTGGATCTGATATTTTTACTATTAATACCCCTTCTGAGGGTATTGATAACATTACAGATTTTTCGCCCTTAGATGACACAATTTATGTTTCTAAAATAGGGTTTGGAGGTGGACTTAGTGAGGGTATACTAGAAGCTACGCAATTTTTTAGCGGTTCAGTAGCACAAGATAGCAGCGATCGCTTTATCTACAACAAGAAAACAGGGGGTTTCTTCTTTGATGCTGATGGTACAGGCTCATCCGGTCAAATCCAAGTTGCTCAACTAGCAATAGGTCTAGCCATGACTAATACAGATATTTTCGTGATTGCCTAA
- a CDS encoding PEP-CTERM sorting domain-containing protein: MKLVPKLLIAAATLTLGFATVDAKSASAAILNYAFTVDSPVTKGNGFFSFDDSTFSNDYNPETAIKSLSFKFDGDSTVYTQKDDANYPDFPLIFSSTSLTGKKYFALDYQFNDQANPSSSISYEIIGEDFTIFSKTSPNAEFISGTVSYRQVPEPTPLVGALFTCSLGWMMKRKVASIKKVKI, from the coding sequence ATGAAATTGGTTCCAAAATTATTGATTGCTGCTGCTACTCTTACTTTAGGTTTTGCTACCGTAGATGCAAAATCTGCATCTGCTGCAATTCTGAATTACGCTTTCACAGTTGATAGCCCAGTAACTAAGGGAAATGGCTTTTTTAGCTTTGATGACTCAACTTTCAGCAATGACTATAATCCTGAAACTGCCATTAAGTCACTTTCTTTTAAATTTGATGGTGACTCTACCGTTTACACGCAAAAAGATGATGCCAACTACCCAGATTTTCCTCTAATTTTTTCAAGCACATCTTTAACAGGAAAAAAATATTTTGCGTTAGATTATCAGTTCAATGATCAAGCTAATCCTTCCAGTTCTATAAGTTATGAAATTATTGGTGAGGATTTTACAATTTTCTCTAAAACTTCTCCAAATGCTGAATTTATATCAGGTACAGTTTCTTATAGACAAGTACCTGAACCTACACCTTTAGTTGGCGCTCTTTTTACTTGTAGCCTTGGCTGGATGATGAAGAGAAAGGTAGCATCAATTAAAAAGGTTAAAATCTAA
- a CDS encoding cytochrome P450, with protein sequence MKTLNSLSTPALLQTLQLIAKPTKTLENYAAKYGGIFTMRVMGLKSPPIVFFSHPQAISDCFAISAHKLDFKKATHVFKPLFGENSLVFQEARSHQQQRQLLLPAFHGENLKSYGQTICQITEELTQTWTSGTDICIHKLMSNITLEIILQVVFGITHGVRYQQLKEQLSSLLEDVTKPWYSSLFFFPLLQKDLGAWSPWGIFLKRREQIDKLIYAEISERRCQKDAARTDILSLLMSAHDINGQQMTDEELRDQLVSLLLLGYETTSGVLAWIFYLIHSHPEVKYRLMQELNTLDNLTNPEKITQLPYLTAVCQETLRIHPIALICTPRMVKDRVEIMGHKFTSETVLVPCIYLAHRRTDTYPEPEKFRPERFLNQKFSPYEYLPFGGGYRGCIGAAFSMYELKLVTAIILSHFQLTLTDKRPVHPVRRGITIVPSGGVKMVVTKKAKVKRETISFT encoded by the coding sequence GTGAAAACACTTAATAGTCTAAGCACACCAGCTTTGCTGCAAACTCTGCAATTAATTGCTAAACCCACAAAAACTTTAGAAAATTATGCTGCCAAGTATGGTGGCATTTTCACAATGCGGGTAATGGGTTTAAAGTCGCCACCGATAGTATTTTTTAGCCATCCGCAAGCAATTAGCGATTGTTTTGCTATCTCTGCACACAAGTTAGATTTTAAGAAAGCAACCCATGTATTTAAACCCTTGTTTGGAGAGAATTCTCTTGTATTTCAAGAAGCGCGATCGCACCAACAACAACGGCAGCTATTACTCCCAGCATTTCATGGCGAGAATTTAAAGTCTTATGGACAAACAATTTGCCAAATTACTGAAGAGCTTACACAAACTTGGACATCAGGTACAGATATTTGTATACACAAATTAATGTCAAATATCACTTTAGAAATTATCTTACAAGTGGTATTTGGGATTACTCATGGTGTGCGTTACCAACAATTAAAAGAACAATTGAGTTCTTTATTAGAAGACGTAACTAAACCTTGGTATTCCAGCTTGTTTTTCTTTCCTTTGCTGCAAAAAGATTTAGGCGCATGGAGTCCTTGGGGAATTTTCTTAAAAAGACGAGAGCAAATTGACAAACTCATCTATGCAGAAATTTCTGAAAGACGTTGCCAAAAAGATGCTGCGCGTACAGATATTCTCAGTCTGCTGATGTCAGCGCATGACATAAATGGGCAACAGATGACAGATGAAGAATTACGCGATCAACTAGTTTCATTATTGCTATTGGGTTACGAAACTACATCTGGTGTATTAGCCTGGATATTTTATTTAATTCACTCTCACCCAGAGGTTAAATATCGGCTAATGCAAGAACTAAATACCTTGGACAATCTCACAAATCCTGAAAAAATTACACAATTACCTTACCTCACTGCCGTCTGTCAAGAAACACTGCGAATTCATCCTATTGCTTTAATTTGCACACCGCGAATGGTAAAAGATAGAGTGGAAATTATGGGGCATAAATTTACATCAGAAACAGTTTTAGTTCCCTGTATTTATTTAGCACATCGCCGAACAGACACTTACCCAGAACCAGAAAAATTTCGTCCAGAAAGATTCCTCAACCAAAAATTTTCACCTTATGAATATTTACCCTTTGGTGGAGGTTATCGTGGTTGCATTGGTGCGGCATTTTCCATGTATGAACTAAAATTAGTAACAGCCATAATCTTATCGCATTTTCAACTAACCCTTACTGATAAACGTCCAGTGCATCCAGTCCGTCGTGGCATTACCATTGTCCCTAGCGGCGGTGTAAAAATGGTTGTTACCAAAAAGGCAAAAGTTAAAAGAGAAACAATATCCTTTACTTGA
- a CDS encoding LmeA family phospholipid-binding protein, with product MQDEHNLEEKVLSQGAEMMVSQGLDEVEKIDINVQTDLFKILQGQADGVLFAGEGLVIQEDIRVQEIKLQTDSIDINPLTALFGKIELNESVNAVGHIVVTEVDINRAFTSDLIRTQMQNLELNVDGDIVSFEPQKIQVFLPGEGKIECKGKVLLKEMGNTRPFAYTALIRPRTHSQPAMVESFNCTEGEGISIELITALMQKAKELMNLPSLKWEDMAFKIKDIKVEKGSLTLMVETQVKQIPASITELSL from the coding sequence ATGCAAGACGAACATAATCTGGAAGAAAAAGTTCTATCTCAGGGCGCTGAAATGATGGTATCCCAAGGGTTAGATGAAGTAGAAAAAATAGACATAAATGTACAAACTGATTTATTCAAAATACTTCAGGGACAAGCGGATGGAGTTTTGTTTGCAGGTGAAGGATTGGTTATACAAGAAGACATCCGCGTGCAGGAAATCAAACTACAAACAGATAGCATTGACATCAATCCGTTAACTGCTCTTTTTGGTAAAATAGAACTCAATGAGTCAGTAAATGCTGTAGGTCACATTGTAGTTACTGAAGTAGATATTAACCGCGCCTTCACCTCAGACTTGATTCGCACCCAGATGCAAAACTTGGAGTTAAATGTAGATGGTGATATTGTAAGTTTTGAGCCGCAAAAAATTCAGGTATTTTTACCTGGTGAAGGCAAAATAGAATGTAAAGGAAAAGTGCTGTTAAAGGAAATGGGAAATACTCGCCCTTTCGCTTACACTGCCCTCATTCGCCCACGGACTCATTCACAACCTGCGATGGTGGAGAGTTTTAACTGCACTGAGGGAGAGGGTATTTCAATAGAATTAATTACAGCATTAATGCAGAAAGCCAAAGAACTGATGAATCTACCATCTTTGAAATGGGAAGATATGGCGTTCAAGATTAAAGATATAAAAGTAGAAAAGGGTAGTTTGACACTTATGGTAGAAACTCAAGTAAAGCAAATACCCGCATCAATAACTGAATTATCTCTTTAG
- a CDS encoding SDR family oxidoreductase, whose amino-acid sequence MKKLLITGASGFLGWHLCQFGKKEWDIYGTYLSHPLEISGMKILKANLTNFQELKRIFNDVKPEAVIHTAAHSQPNFCQINPKESHAINVIVSCNIAGLCADNSIPCAFTSTDLVFDGLNAPYRERDAVCPVNLYGEQKAIAEADMLERYPMTAVCRMPLMFGAATPTAKSFIQPFIQTLQAEKELSLFIDEFRTPVSGTTAAKGLLLALQKVNGIIHLGGKERISRYDFGQILVEVFQLPATGLKACRQQDVKMAAPRPTDVSLDSSKAFALGYQPLSVREELEAIQFS is encoded by the coding sequence ATGAAAAAATTGTTAATCACTGGAGCAAGTGGTTTTTTAGGATGGCATCTTTGCCAGTTTGGAAAAAAAGAATGGGATATATATGGCACTTATTTATCCCATCCTTTAGAGATTTCTGGTATGAAAATATTAAAAGCGAACTTAACAAATTTTCAGGAATTGAAACGCATCTTTAATGATGTCAAACCAGAAGCAGTTATTCATACTGCTGCACATTCGCAACCAAATTTTTGTCAAATCAACCCCAAAGAATCACACGCAATTAATGTTATCGTATCTTGCAATATTGCCGGACTTTGCGCGGATAATTCTATTCCTTGTGCTTTTACCTCAACCGACTTGGTTTTTGATGGCTTAAATGCTCCATATCGAGAAAGGGATGCCGTGTGTCCTGTCAATCTTTACGGTGAGCAAAAAGCGATCGCAGAAGCAGATATGCTAGAAAGATATCCCATGACCGCAGTGTGTCGAATGCCGTTGATGTTTGGTGCAGCAACACCCACAGCTAAAAGCTTTATTCAGCCATTTATTCAAACTTTACAAGCCGAAAAAGAATTGAGTTTATTTATAGATGAATTTCGCACACCAGTAAGTGGAACAACTGCCGCTAAAGGACTTTTATTAGCATTGCAAAAAGTTAATGGCATCATTCACTTAGGTGGCAAAGAGCGGATTTCACGTTATGATTTTGGACAGATATTAGTAGAAGTATTTCAACTTCCCGCCACCGGACTAAAAGCCTGTCGACAACAAGATGTGAAAATGGCAGCACCTAGACCGACAGATGTTTCTTTGGATAGTTCCAAAGCTTTTGCATTGGGGTATCAGCCTTTATCTGTAAGAGAAGAATTAGAGGCAATACAATTCAGTTAA